From the genome of Carassius gibelio isolate Cgi1373 ecotype wild population from Czech Republic chromosome B10, carGib1.2-hapl.c, whole genome shotgun sequence, one region includes:
- the LOC127966378 gene encoding prenylcysteine oxidase 1, with protein sequence MALRHLSVKALLFFGLCLVGRRGFASAPELREPPKKIAIIGGGIGGTAAAFFLRQEFGPAVKIEVFEAGTVGGRLATENIGGYEYETGGSIIHPLNLHMKHFVDRLGLSPRADVSSKLAIFDGKELTFEESDWFIVNVIRMLWRYGFNFIRMHMWVEGILDKFMRIYQYQQFGYSFSSVEKLLHAMGGDGFLSLVNQTLEETMLAEGFSQVFLNDVVTPVTRVNYGQSVRINGFVGAIALAGADSGLWAVDGGNKMVCSGLLYHSKAELIPARVTAISMKTRPSKTGSAANFYEVNYVGESGAAHSTYDIVVVATPLHQGMSDINFSGFSPPIPTHFPGRFHQTVATLVHGLLNVSYLGTTVKPEDFYVSAVLTLDNKACEIHSLSSLNPVKIPKGYSRSAASQQKVWKIFSPQPLSQKNLQEIFLSWDSVSERRWLAYPSYSPPHRRTPPFILHDRLYYLNAVEWAASAMEMSAISARNLALLAHHRWYEQTDKIDQEDLHTRLRGEL encoded by the exons ATGGCTCTGAGACACCTGTCGGTGAAGGCGCTCCTCTTCTTTGGGCTCTGTCTGGTGGGACGCAGGGGGTTTGCCTCAGCTCCTGAACTCAGAGAGCCACCAAAGAAAATCG CAATAATTGGCGGTGGTATCGGAGGCACGGCAGCAGCGTTTTTCTTGAGACAAGAGTTTGGACCGGCAGTGAAGATCGAAGTGTTTGAGGCTGGGACTGTGGGAGGGCGTCTGGCCACTGAAAACATTGGAGGATATGAGTATGAGACGGGAGGATCTATTATTCACCCCCTCAACCTGCACATGAAGCACTTTGTGGACAGACTCG GTCTGTCTCCTCGTGCCGATGTTTCTTCTAAGCTGGCGATATTTGACGGGAAGGAGCTGACATTTGAAGAGAGCGACTGGTTCATAGTGAACGTCATACGCATGCTGTGGAGATACGGATTCAACTTCATTCGAATGCATATGTGGGTGGAGGGCATACTGGACAAGTTTATGAG GATATATCAGTACCAGCAGTTTGGCTACTCGTTCTCCAGCGTGGAGAAGCTGCTTCATGCTATGGGTGGAGACGGCTTCCTCTCTCTGGTCAATCAGACGCTGGAGGAGACCATGCTGGCTGAGGGCTTCTCTCAGGTCTTTCTCAATGATGTCGTAACACCCGTCACAAGAGTCAACTACGGCCAAAGTGTCCGAATCAATGGATTTGTGG GTGCTATTGCACTAGCAGGAGCCGACTCAGGATTGTGGGCAGTGGATGGAGGGAATAAGATGGTTTGTTCCGGGCTTCTGTACCACAGCAAAGCTGAACTTATTCCAGCTCGTGTGACAGCCATCTCCATGAAGACGAGACCATCCAAAACTG gtTCCGCTGCAAATTTCTACGAAGTGAACTATGTTGGCGAGTCTGGTGCCGCCCATTCCACGTACGACATAGTTGTAGTTGCCACACCTCTCCACCAGGGCATGTCTGACATCAACTTCTCAGGCTTTTCTCCTCCCATCCCAACCCACTTCCCTGGTCGCTTCCACCAAACGGTGGCCACGCTGGTGCACGGTCTGCTCAATGTGTCCTATCTGGGCACCACAGTGAAGCCGGAAGACTTCTATGTTTCTGCCGTCCTCACATTAGACAACAAAGCCTGTGAGATCCACAGCCTGAGCTCTCTGAACCCAGTGAAGATTCCCAAGGGTTACTCCCGCAGCGCTGCCAGTCAACAAAAAGTATGGAAGATCTTCTCACCTCAGccactttctcagaagaatctgcaGGAAATCTTCCTTTCCTGGGACTCGGTGTCGGAGAGGCGCTGGCTCGCGTACCCCTCCTACAGCCCACCGCACCGCAGGACGCCTCCCTTCATCCTCCACGATCGCCTCTACTACCTCAACGCCGTGGAGTGGGCGGCCAGCGCCATGGAGATGAGTGCCATTTCCGCCCGTAATCTGGCCCTGCTCGCCCACCACCGCTGGTACGAGCAGACGGACAAAATCGACCAAGAGGACCTGCACACCAGACTCCGAGGTGAACTCTGA
- the stoml2 gene encoding stomatin-like protein 2, mitochondrial, with the protein MLRTVVCRAGRGLLKHSQRTVPVLWGSRAQQRWASSLPMNTVVLFVPQQEAWVVERMGRFHRILEPGLNFLIPILDRVKYVQSLKEIVIDVPEQSAVTLDNVTLQIDGVLYLRILDPFKASYGVEDPEYAVTQLAQTTMRSELGKLTLDKVFRERESLNANMVHSINQASDEWGIRCLRYEIKDIHVPPRVKESMQMQVEAERKKRATVLESEGTREAAINVAEGRKQAQILASEGQKTEQINKAAGEANAVLAKAEAKAKAIRLLSEALTRQNGNAAASLTVAEQYVSAFSNLAKESNTILLPSNTGDISSMVTQAMAIYGSLSKTKSTADSVTAETNNELILEGETVSETETERK; encoded by the exons ATGCTCAGGACGGTGGTGTGTCGGGCAGGGAGAGGACTTTTAAAG CATTCACAGCGAACCGTGCCTGTGTTGTGGGGGAGCCGAGCTCAGCAGCGATGGGCTTCCAGCCTCCCGATGAACACCGTGGTTCTGTTCGTACCCCAGCAGGAAGCCTGGGTGGTGGAGAGAATGGGCCGTTTCCACCGAATCCTGGAACCT GGTCTGAACTTCTTAATTCCCATCCTGGACAGAGTTAAATATGTTCAAAGCCTTAAAGAGATAGTGATAGATGTGCCAGAGCAGTCAGCAGTTACCCTCG ACAATGTGACATTGCAGATTGATGGAGTTTTATATCTCAGGATACTCGACCCGTTTAAG GCCAGTTATGGAGTGGAGGACCCAGAATATGCCGTCACACAGCTGGCACAGACCACCATGAGATCAGAGCTGGGAAAACTGACCCTGGACAAAGTGTTTAGG GAAAGAGAGTCCCTGAATGCCAATATGGTCCACTCAATAAACCAGGCATCAGACGAATGGGGGATTCGATGTCTTCGATACGAGATCAAAGACATTCACGTTCCTCCACGGGTGAAAGAGTCTATGCAAATGCAG GTGGAGGCCGAGCGGAAGAAGAGAGCCACTGTTCTGGAGTCAGAGGGGACGAGAGAGGCGGCCATCAATGTGGCCGAGGGGCGCAAACAGGCTCAGATTCTGGCGTCTGAGGGACAGAAGACCGAACAGATTAACAAAGCTGCTG GTGAAGCGAATGCTGTTTTGGCTAAAGCTGAAGCAAAGGCCAAAGCTATCCGGCTGCTGTCCGAGGCACTCACTCGACAG AATGGAAACGCTGCAGCATCTTTAACTGTGGCCGAACAGTACGTCTCCGCTTTCTCCAACTTGGCCAAGGAATCCAACACGATCTTACTGCCCTCCAACACAGGAGACATCAGCAGCATGGTCACTCAG GCCATGGCGATTTATGGGAGTTTATCGAAGACAAAGAGCACAGCAGACAGTGTGACTGCTGAGACTAATAATGAGCTGATTCTGGAAGGGGAAACTGTTTCTGAAACCGAAACTGAGCGTAAATAA